TTTTGTGCCTCAGGGCACTACCTGCTCTGCCTCTTAATGACTGAGACTGGAGAGCAGAGGGAATAAGACTAAGGACTTAAGAAAAGCCCTGATGTGCAAACACAGAGGAAACGGCTTTGATTACAGGCCAATTCCCATGGTCAAGTTCTCCTGTGACAGATTGAGTTCCAAGTTCATCCTACGCTGTATATGGGTAACAGTGAAATATAACATTTAGCTAGATATCTCTTATTCATAATACATACAGGTTCTCATTGAGACTAAAGTTTCATTTACTAAATACAATGGAGTGATCTATGTTTGGTTTACTCCATTGATTATCTCAGTTACTATCTGTTACATAGcctgaaaataaataagataatCCAATATAGATGGATGAAATGGAGTTAATGCTCCCATGGCATTTGTATCACATTACACAAACCGGAGAAGACATACCACaacatattatatattattattattcccaatattaaaacagaatatatGGAGCAAATACAGAAAGTATACATGGATGTTGTATCTGCCTATCATTagcaaataaaaagagagaattcATCATGAGGTTACGATGATTTCAAACTGAAATTTTGGCTAGGTTATAGATATTTCATTTAATAACCATATCTTGGTGGCTTTAGATGGCTTTAATTACTAAAAATGACACTGTGGAAGCAAAGGTCAGCTAAAGAGATGCTTTATTGTTGAGGCCACAATCTAGTGTAAGTCCCAAATCCATAATGAAGCAAAGCATCTTCAACAAATCCAGACATGACAATGAATCAACAGTCTTCAGAGGGGCTTAGGTCAAAGTTTAGATCAGTGGTCTCCAGCTATGTGCCATTGAGAGCCATTTGTaggcaggttttcattccaaacaaacactaaaccagctgatttcactgattagccaCAGAGGGGGGgaattaatcagtgaaatcagctggtgtagtttgtaatgaaaacctgcatacacaaaGCTCTTGATGGAACATGGTTGGAGCTCACTGCTTTACATGGTTCCTCACAATTATGATCACCCTCCAAAAATGCCATTGATACAGAAATTCCTCCATGGTTGCTATACTATTTTAGGAAGTTTCAAACACTGTACCAGTTTCATCACCAGCTGTGGATGCTGAAATCAATCTCATGAACATCTAAGCCCTTGCCCACATCAAAAGGTCTAGAATGATAGCCATGAAACATCCGTCAATAAGTGCCACTCAACACACACTGCCAATTCCAAGTGGGCAAGTGTGTGCAGGCTGCAGAGAGGTTCGAATCAGAGACAAAACAGAAATCAGTTTCTCTTTTGGTGCTGCTGAATGAGCTGACCTGCAGTCGCACATCCAATTACAACTTAGGTAATATCTCAAATTCCACACGTCCTTTTATGAATAAGGAACTGTAAGCAATGCAATAGTGGGTGTAGTGCCTGTTTTTTAGCTCATTCACTGTCCAGTGGAGTCTTCCTGGCATGGCGGGGGCAGTGGTGAACTGCTTCTAGCCgcatttccctctttcttcagGGTCTTCAGGCACTTGTCAAGTCTTTTGATGCACAGTGTCACGTCTTCTCGAGTGATGCCCATGGCTGAGGCAGCATTGAGGTAGGGACAGGGGTAGGCCTCCGAGTGGGACATAAAGCCGCGGAATGTGTGTCCGCTTATGGTCTGCTCCTTGCCCAGGGGTATTACCctagaaacaaaaacaaggatgATTTAGCACAGCAGTGAGCAATTATTTATCATGGTGGGCATTTAGTGCAGTGGTGAGCAATTATTTATCATGGGCAACATCAAGAATTAATAATTTTTACAAGTATGGTCTGGCTGAAGGTTAGgctattcatattcatacacaGCCTTTCAGATAGATGTACTTAAAATAGTTGGCAAACAATCAAATactattattaaaataattagatttttagggagagcagagaaacaATTTGTAATGCTATGCACTTAGGATAAAATCAAGGCAGTAGCCTACTCACTCAATCAGAAGAGATTTTCTGATGGGCTTGAAGCAATAACATCTTGTGAGTCAGCAGGGGGTTCAGACACACTTCTGATCTTGCTATGTGCATTTAGCTTCATGCACTTTActaaatgaaatattgtaaaACTAAGCATTTACAAGCACTTACAAACTACTATTTTACTTAAAAATGGAATGCTCCATTTATTCTTTATACATTGGGTAAAGGTACAATCCAACTTAGGATGCAGCCCCTTCGCcaacatctctctccctctgtaacCATCTACCATCACAGTTATGGACAACTgtaggacaaaaacaaaacacaagttCCTACAAGTAATTCTCAGTGAGTGTGCCTTGACAATTACACAGGAATGTTATTTCACTGTAAATATTATGTGGTCTGAAGATGAAAGCTTTATGACTGAATTTTGTTGTGCCACATCTTGCTCAGGTGTGATCTTGTATATCACCAACAGCTTTTCTTTGACAACACAGATTTCCCATGAGGAAGATTCAGGTGCTATTGACATTACTAACAGTATTGGAAATTGCTCTACAAGATAGGGGATGGCAATTAAGGCTACATTCACCAAGATTGGAATGCGGACCATGTAGAATCAACCACGATACAATTGCGTCAAATATGGACGTAATTTTGTGGCAAGTCTGCATGGATCGCATTTCATGAGTCTGCCGGACCGGCAAATTACGTCCATATTCGATGTTGATTCTACATAGTCCTCATTCCAATCGTAGTGAATGCGGTTTTAAAATACAATATCATTATCAAGTTACAGTGAGCAGTAGCATAGGACATTCCTTACAGGAAGAGTATATCTTGCAAGTCAACTATTGCTAGTTGTTGTCTCTACAGTGTTATAGCCTTATTCAGCAACGCACATCTCTTTGCAAACTCTTGCTGATTTATCAAAAAGCAGAGCTGAGAGACATGAGGCACTGCGGCATTATCTGTGAACACGTTGCAGCCTTGAGTCTAAAGCAATCCTCTTCAAAAGACACCCAGTATTATTCTGATATATCTGAAAGCTCATATTAATACTACTCCCATTCAGAGATGGATGTTAAAGTGAAACACTggtctactgtctactgtcttACCGGCTGGAGTTGGTTTCAAAGTGAGAAACTCTGCAATATTGTAACAACACCCATGCCTCTGAAGTTTGGCAAAGGTGCGTCACTGTCAGCACAGTTTAGACTCACTTTAATGTAAAATCAATTACTGGCTAGCTTTtgagcctatgtgtgtgtgtgagggaggccATTATGGGAGTGAAATGCATTATAATGAGCTGTACGGCTTCTGTTAATCTGTTTTGCTGAATGAGAGAATAGCTTATCACTGATCCAAAAAAGGACAGCTACATTTTTAGGTGGATGGTTTTACACAGTCTGTCATCAGAGCAGTTATGACCCCACAAAGTAGGGGTCCCAACTGGAGGCTATTCTTTTGATGCATTTATAATGAAATTAAGCCACGAGTGCATTTAAatctgaacaaaacaaaacaatcataaCAGAATGACGCAAATGAATCATTCATTGTGTTATTAAAATATTTACACTGTCTCCCATGCTTGGTCAAAAACTATTggtggaaaaaggaaaaacaaatgacaaaagcaACCCCGCCTGCAGCCCATTATGTATTTATGCTGCACTGAGTGACTGAGGGAGAAGGCAACAATGAGGAATTGACAAATACTCCTCCCTACTGCGAAGAGGAATACTACCAATGGGAGCGAGAACATGTCAGTCAAACCTTGCGTcaaagtttgtgtttgttgtcccAGTGGAAACAACATTGCTCTATGTGGACTTGGCATAGTCGGGTGGATCGTAATGGAATCGTCCTCTTAAATTAGGAGATGGCCCTGATAGGATGAACAGTCTAATCATCTAAAGTGGCTTCCGCTCTTCCTTATTCAGCAGATCCATCTGATAGCTATAACCACTGGTTTTGTTTGACACCGCCGAGTTCATTCCCTTGTTTTTAGAGGACGCAGACAAACTCATTCTTGACTTTTGAGACACACCTTTGAGTCTTTATCTCTGCTCTAGCTGTGTGTACTCACCCCCATCTCTCTATCCCACTCCCCGAGtttctcccaacacacacacatacatacatacatacacaaatacacgcCACACCTTTGTCCTTTGTCTCGCCCCATTTCTGAACCCCTCTACTCCTCCCCctcttgttttccctctctttccatctccagGCAGATTGTGGTCATGCCCTGCGGAAGTGCGTGGGTTCCTACCTGGCTCCCGACACTTGCCGGGTGAACAACATGGAGCCCAGCTGAGTCACTGCCTTGTCACTCTCGGCCTGGAGACGATCCAGAGACatggctggaggagagaggtgccacacccatccacccaacacacacacacacacattatgagTTAAATCTGCATGAAAAATCCCCTAGAGTGAGGACAACATCAACTCCCAAGAATAGACTGCCACCACAATCTTCACGTTTAATACATAACGCTCACTTTATTGTTTAAAACTGACATTTCGACATTGTGTCTTTGTCAAAGCATTATGAGTTAACTAAATATCCAAGACTTAGAGAGATGCGGTAAATAAAGAGTCTGAAGGTTCCCTAAACATTACAAAAAGGAGACATATAGCTGAAAAAAAGACAACTATTAACATGCGGTCACAAAATGTGCAGGGCCTTGTGCCGTGGGCTTATGCAGGGAGCATATACAAGTGCAGTACGCAGACTTGTGTAACACCAGGATTGCATCCAGTGCATTGAGCTTACCCAGTGAAATGGGGTTATGAGGGGTGTGAAGCAATTTCTCCCCGTGTGCCGAGGCCAGACTCTTCAGCTCCTGAGCCAGGTACGAATAAATCTCCTTCAGGCCATGCAGACACAGAGAAGAggcatggagagaaagaaatagagggagTGGGCCACAGAAAAGAACTATAAATAGTGGCACAATGCTCGCTTCACGCACTGCCACAGCCTTAttttagcagcagcagcctcagttTATTGCTAATCAAGCAGATCTGCCCACAAGCATGCCGTCCCATCCCccaactcctccctccctccctctcctccctgcctgcctgcctttcCCTCCAAGCTTCAGTACAGTAGCTCCCCTGACTAAGCTAGAATTATCAAGCAGTgcgtcctcttcctctccagttCTGGTCAGGATCTTTGCTCACATCACACATCCACCTCTGGGATCAAttagaaagacaggagaggaggaacgcAGGCTTTTAGCCTGAGATTTTAACTTACAGTAAATTTTGCAGAAGTGCTGACAATATGTGTATGGTTTGGAGTCCCTGCAGAATATACAAAGGAGTGGTGGAAGATTGAAGTGGGTGAAGGGGTTCTGACACTTGCAAATGTTAGGAGAACGGGAAGGGGAGGAGTTGCATAACAAGAAAAAATGCTGTGGTTTTTGTTGATGGCTATGTAGCTGTTTCTAGGCTGTAAGTTCTCCAGTGCAGCACCACCACGCATTAACGGGCTATTCTCTGGAACAGAGGGTGGGTATCTGCTGACTCATACTTTGCTTGAAAACATCAAGCAGGAAAATATTTTCTCTGTCATGAGTCAAAAACAAATAGCCTTTCGATGATGTCAAGTGTCCCTAAATGTCCCTTGTTCTCTACTAACAATGGAGTACTATATTATTCctggaggagtgggaggaggggtggtAGTGGTGGAGAGTGAGTGCATGGCCACGACACTGCAGACaataagtgagtgtgtgtgtatgtgtgtgtgtgtgtataatgacTAAATCCTATGCTTACCGGGGACTATGAAACACCAAAGCACACACCAACTACTGCCATCCTTATACCAGGGACCCAGTTATTTTCAGGACCCAGACATTTTCTAATATGATTGATATAATATGCTGTGAATGTATAGCCTCTGGCTTACATCAGGTTTATGAATCTCAACAGATAAAATGACAAGGGCTTCCAAAACCAAATGAATATTgcccatgaaaaaaaaagcagccatATCTGCGGTCTGAATTATTCAAAGCCGTTGACTCCAGGGGGGGATGTGAGGAAATCACTCAGTTCTGCAGACACTATGGCAAACTGGTCCAGTACATTAATTATGCATAATCTGGACCAACAGAAATCAATAAGCCTTGACGGCATCAGGTCATGTGAGAGGCCAGAGGAATTTCCTAGACGTATTTCCTTGCAATGGAGTGGGTTTTAAGCTAAAAGCATTCTGGTATTGTATGCCATCCCGTAAGAAATGTCATTTTTAGATACCAGTGAGTCACTTTACACGGTGTACAATTTGGAATTAGACAACGCATGCTCAAAGGATTTCATTAATGGAACACATCGGGAAAACACTGCAAGATGTAATCTATTTTAAGTAATTTCTGTAAATTCCCCACCTCCACCATCTTAagatcaaacaaatcaaaagcaATTTAACTGAAGATAGACAGTGATTTATGTACAAAAGGTTTACATGCATCTTTTGTGTTTTCAATCGTCTCAGCCAAAGCTTTAGTATTTCTGCATCCTCCGAAGGTGTGCGCATCAAGAGATAGTGATATGGTACATCAGGTCCAAGGTGTAAGAATGGTGCAGTGCATACCATCTGAAGAGGAGGATGCTGCATTGTTAGCAGCTCTGCTTTTGAGTGGGGAGCCACCAGGGGATATTTTTTGAAACTCCTGGATCAATTTTATCTCGCTatgccttcctcctccctctacaAAACGCACAGCTCACTAAAGTCTACAGGCTCACTCTACAGTCAGAATGCAGTCAGAATGCAGGTGAAGGCagagagctacacacacacgcagtcataCCATGTGATCTACTGTATGCAAGTGAATATAACTTATGTAAGCTATTCTTTGCCATCGTCGAGGGCCAGTAGTTGAAACAGGCACAGCGCACATGTAACAAATTCAGTGTGGCTCTATGCAAACAGCAGTTTTCTTAGGCACAGCCCCTAAAAAAGACTGACATTTACATGGTGTCCTTATGCCAAGCCCGGTTATTCCTGTTATACCTACTGAGAACAACCAGCAGATTTCATACCAACCCTACCAATGTCTGTAACTACTACATTAGGCTTactaatatgtgtgtgtgtgtgtgtgtgtgtgcgtgtgtgtgtgcgcacgctcACCTTTCTTTCTGACAGGAGTTTCTTATAGCCACTGGCTCCCAGGGTGAGAAGGGTGATGAGGACATCAAGGGAGGGTGAGGCCGATGCTCGACCTGGACACAGTGGGCAAAACACACTCTGCCAATTACTGTGGAGGTCCAAACAGTGACTTTGTTACGTGGCTAAATAAACAAGACATGGTTGGAATTATAGGCATAAACATCAATTCATTAAGTTCACCGAGTGAGACAAAACTCTTTATGTAAAAATTttaggtaaaaaataaataatttcccATTTCCTAAAAAAGAAGCTATATCATAATACCGTGTTGACTTTCACTTGCTGCATCGTCTTCAAGAAGAATTTAATGAagaaatggtgaaaaaaaagacaacagcaGCATCATTAATACTAACCTGGGTACATTTTGCTTATCTCCTGTATGAAGGACTCATCAAAACCAGCTATTATGGCGCCACCTACTGGAACCATAAAGTTCTTGTCCAAGCTCTGTACGAAGGCATCAATTCTTCCAACACGAGCTCCCTGACAGAAGACAGTTCAATAAAGAGTTCAATAAAGAGTTAGGCCCATCACAGTATCTGTCAGCAATGAGCAAActacaaacaaacattttaaatgaggtGATAGTGACAGTGAAGACATTTAGAAATGTTCATTTATAGTCAGTCATTTTTTCTTGAGAAATAGAGTCAGTGTCATGTAAAACAAACTGAGTAAAAAGCCAGTAAAAAGCCAACACTTTTCAGAATGTGTAACCTTTCTATACTGTCATACAAAAAACATAACCTAATGACATTTCTTTACCATACATTTTTATGTTGCAATGTAAAATCAATTGGAATTCTGTGTGGATAATTGTCAGCATGCTGAGATTTGTGTTAAGGCATTTGTACCACAATTCAAATGCAAGTATATGACTGAGTCAAGTATGCAAAATTAATGTTTCATAGGAAGATGGGTTGGGCATTAGTGGTACCAACCTGTTGTATAAGGTGCATGCACTTGGATGACTGTACACCGTAGGCATTGTTAACAATGTGGGGGATGTTATATTTGGCACACACAGTGGCCAACTCCTCTAGTCTGCAAGACAAGACACGATACCAGACTTATTTTCAGAAATGCTAGATACCTGCCTAATTTCATTGTTCCTTCCTTTTGAGTGCGCTCTTGGTCCcaggggaggtagggagggataAGGGGTGGGTACTATGCGGGGTTATGTTTGTGCGAGTTCAGTatgtttgttcatgtgtgtatatgtttatataaatgtaaaactcTTTAAATAaagttaggaaaaaaaaaaaaagaaatgctagATACATCCATGTCCTGGGACAAATTAACTAGTTACATCTGTTTCTAATCACACCATGGTTTGTTAGACATTTCATTAAAGCCTTATGCTGCTGAGCCACAAGTATACATTATTCACAACAGTTTAAATATCATCACTACTCGCTATACTGATGGTTGTGACAGTATTTGAGGACTCCAAGTCCACAGAGATACAGCTCACACGCTGTCTAACGCTTTGTTCACATCTTTATGCATCGCTGGGCTGACAGAGACCAGAAGCCGTTCATTCCCATGGAGAATGACTGCCGGACAGTGACAGATTAGCACCTCTCTGCCACTGTCAGCTCCACTAGCCAATAGACAACAGATACTTTGGATTTTTCTGCAGCGAAGTGTCCACATAGCCAGAAGGAGAAGATGAATGTTGGCACTGGTTTTATTGTAACACCTCTAAATATTTAACAACATCTctatttaataaataaatgaacagaaGATTATTATTGACTACCATCTTCAGAATGAAAATTTTCAAAATGGCTGATAGTGACATTTAATTTTTCAAGAAACATTCTTGTTGCAAAATGTGTCATGGGTGTTTtccattcagattcagattgcGACAGAGCGGGTGcattgttctgatgttctggggGTTGGAGACTGTGTTGAGGATGACGgcacaaaaaaacaaggcaCAAAGTGATGAACAAAGCATAAGTTTTGTTCCAGAatagatatccaccatttgaaaaaaagtaaCTCCTAGGTAACTTAAGTTAAGGTTTAGAGATATTCAacgatgaacttcaggtaatactttttaaataacattttggaaaattaaCTATTGATGTGTTCAGTTCTCTCACAGAGTGGAAGTAGCGCCTAAGCCATAGCTGTGGAGGAATAGGCTAAAATCCTTCCTTCTGGACCAACTCTTGTGGCCTCTGGTaaatcaaaatatcaaatcTTATGTGGaaacttttttgcatttttaagaGGCCCTACCTACCTGTCAGGGACCCGCGGGGCGAAGCAGGACGTAGTTGAATGAACACACAGGATGTTCTCTGCTCCAAGCTCCTCAATCTTGCGCTCAACTGCCTCCAAGTCCGTCCGCAACTCGTCTCCCTCTAGAACATTCTCCACCACCACAGGTTCAAAGCCTAATCACAGATGAATAAAACAGCCAGATATGAGTCAGACAGAGCTATGGCCCTcgagtgtgagcgtgtgtgcgtctgtgagagagaaatgaagaataAATAGGTGTGTAGAAAGGTCAAAAAccttaaaaacaaattatattaGTGCTAATGATCAGTGTGAAATTAATGACTGGGAAGAGAACTGAGTAATGAATAGGAATTGTCAATTATCATGGAAGTTAGATAAGAGGCTAGTCTGTGTCCCAAGCCAACCTCTAAGCCATGACACATATGTATTTGTTAAGGACTTGCACTAACATTGGTTCCAGCAGCAGTAGCTCCACGTTGCCTTTTAAACAGCGATGGGTATTGAAAACAATATCTAACTGATTTTTCATATGCGTTTTATGGCTCTAATAAGGTATTGAAAGGTTAAATTTTGCATTCTTAGAATGAGATATCAGGTTTCCTACTAGCCTATGGGTATTTTTATGGATTAAAGGATATTTTAAAAAGCACTGTTTCAGAATTGGCAGGGAATTTTGAGtatcaaaaacatgttttgatatTGCAATAATTCCCACTGATACCCCAGCTCTTTGTCTTGACTATCAGTAGAAAAAACTACTGCCGCATTTCAAACACCAGTCTAGCTCAGCTGGATCCCTGTGCATAGGATGTAAGGGTGACTGGGGAAACAGCCTGGGATGAACAGTAAATTCATGTTATCACCTGCGGTGATCATGGCCTTGAAACAGGACTTCTGGTCGATGCGGGGCCAAATGATGAAGCGAGCCTTGGGCCTCCGGTGACGAAGGGTCAGGAAGCACAGAGTCAAGCTCATTCCTGTTGCCATAGGAACTACAAAGCAGCTAGCCACACTCCGCACCCCTGTTATGCATGACAAACACAACAttcttatatttttttccatctagTCAAGGACTATATTTTGTTCAACTCAAATAGctacaattaaaaaaagaaagcaggaTGCCTTCATGTGATTGATACTATTTGATTGTCTTTGGAGACATCAGCTAAAGAAGGCTGCATATATGTACACACCTGAGAGCTTTAAAATGTCCAACACAACTGAGTTGGTCAGTTTGTTAAGCAGACTGGATCCTGCTGCTTTGGGTTGAATAGCAGCGATGTCACCTGACCGACCTATGCCATGGATCAACCTACATGACAATGCACAGGTCCTTATTAGAACAGCCAAATGTCACACTTGAAACATCTTTGTAAACTGTATGAAAGGCACAAAACGAATATTTTATTGCTCACTGGTCAGAAATTTTAAAGCAGAACTTCTAAATACTGGTTAGTAATCTGTTAAGAAGCTGGTAAAATAGAAAACCTGCCAGCCACGGCATGAATTTACTACAATTTGGCTGCTGGTTGAATAAGAAACTTACATTTTTAATAGGATACATCAGCATGCAGACGAACCCTATTCTAGCAGGATAAAGTTAACGTTAAACTTCATGAACCTGTAATGTCGTCTAGCCACAAGGCTGGATGCCACTCggccttccctctctcctacaCCACAGTTGCCGAGGAAGTTATTGCTGTCCATCACAGCCAGCTCGTTCAGGAAGAGCTCGACGGTGCTCTCGCTCCATCCTTCCTCCGGACACTTGCCCTGCAGCGTACAGAGGGagaagtgtgaatgtgtgtgtgtgtacaccgtGACAGTGTCAAGCTGGAGTCAGGCTGCCGATGTTACCTGTTCCAGTAACTGTCTGACGAGCTGCTCGTGGCTGCGGCGTGCCTGGGAGCCCTGTCTGATGTAGGAGGGTGACACGATCTTCTCACTCAGGGTGAAGTTTTCACTGTTCATCTCTGTAAAGGCTGTCAAAGACATGACACCGTGTTAACATCAGGTGACATCTCTCACATCCTAATGGCACAAAAGGCTCATGCACCAGACCCTCATGTTGCTCTGGGTTTAGCCACTTAAAGGACTCTATtgcatttgtatttatattgcTGTGGCTTCTCTGCTAGCCAGCTAGAAAGCTTATATCTAACATTAGCTACCACCAAAGAGGTAACTACATACTCTGTGGTTGtccacctgctcc
This region of Centroberyx gerrardi isolate f3 chromosome 23, fCenGer3.hap1.cur.20231027, whole genome shotgun sequence genomic DNA includes:
- the sepsecs gene encoding O-phosphoseryl-tRNA(Sec) selenium transferase isoform X1, giving the protein MNSENFTLSEKIVSPSYIRQGSQARRSHEQLVRQLLEQGKCPEEGWSESTVELFLNELAVMDSNNFLGNCGVGEREGRVASSLVARRHYRLIHGIGRSGDIAAIQPKAAGSSLLNKLTNSVVLDILKLSGVRSVASCFVVPMATGMSLTLCFLTLRHRRPKARFIIWPRIDQKSCFKAMITAGFEPVVVENVLEGDELRTDLEAVERKIEELGAENILCVHSTTSCFAPRVPDRLEELATVCAKYNIPHIVNNAYGVQSSKCMHLIQQGARVGRIDAFVQSLDKNFMVPVGGAIIAGFDESFIQEISKMYPGRASASPSLDVLITLLTLGASGYKKLLSERKEIYSYLAQELKSLASAHGEKLLHTPHNPISLAMSLDRLQAESDKAVTQLGSMLFTRQVSGARVIPLGKEQTISGHTFRGFMSHSEAYPCPYLNAASAMGITREDVTLCIKRLDKCLKTLKKEGNAARSSSPLPPPCQEDSTGQ
- the sepsecs gene encoding O-phosphoseryl-tRNA(Sec) selenium transferase isoform X2, with the protein product MNSENFTLSEKIVSPSYIRQGSQARRSHEQLVRQLLEQGKCPEEGWSESTVELFLNELAVMDSNNFLGNCGVGEREGRVASSLVARRHYRLIHGIGRSGDIAAIQPKAAGSSLLNKLTNSVVLDILKLSGVRSVASCFVVPMATGMSLTLCFLTLRHRRPKARFIIWPRIDQKSCFKAMITAGFEPVVVENVLEGDELRTDLEAVERKIEELGAENILCVHSTTSCFAPRVPDRLEELATVCAKYNIPHIVNNAYGVQSSKCMHLIQQGARVGRIDAFVQSLDKNFMVPVGGAIIAGFDESFIQEISKMYPGRASASPSLDVLITLLTLGASGYKKLLSERKGNTPGQGADHKRTHIPRLYVPLGGLPLSLPQCCLSHGHHSRRRDTVHQKT